The proteins below come from a single Hirundo rustica isolate bHirRus1 chromosome 6, bHirRus1.pri.v3, whole genome shotgun sequence genomic window:
- the PTH gene encoding parathyroid hormone has product MISVRNLARAAIILCAMRFFTTSEGRPMVKRSVSEMQLMHNLGEHRHTVERQDWLQMKLQDVHSALEDARTQRPRSKDDVVLGRRLLPEHLRAAMQKKSVDLDKAYMDVLFKTKP; this is encoded by the exons ATGATTTCTGTAAGAAACCTGGCCCGGGCTGCAATCATTTTATGTGCCATGCGCTTTTTTACAACCTCTGAAGGAAGACCAATGGT gaaaaggTCAGTGAGCGAGATGCAGTTGATGCATAACCTGGGCGAGCACCGGCACACGGTGGAGAGACAGGACTGGCTGCAGATGAAGCTGCAGGATGTGCACAGTGCCCTGGAGGACGCTCGCACCCAGAGGCCTCGGAGCAAGGACGACGTCGTGCTGGGCCGGAGGTTGCTCCCGGAGCACCTGCGGGCAGCAATGCAGAAGAAATCCGTGGATCTGGACAAGGCTTACATGGATGTCCTCTTTAAAACAAAGCCATAG